The following coding sequences lie in one Rhizobium rhododendri genomic window:
- the cobW gene encoding cobalamin biosynthesis protein CobW, whose amino-acid sequence MQQKIPATVITGFLGAGKTTMIRNLLQNAGGKRIALIINEFGDLGVDGDVLKDCGAENCSADDIIELTNGCICCTVADDFIPTMTQLLARNPRPDHIVIETSGLALPQPLVAAFNWPDIRTHVTVDGVITVVDSVAVAAGRFADDHDAVNAARAEDASLDHDNPIEELFEDQLTCADLIVLNKTDLLDAAGIAAVRAEVLSRTERKPPMIEARNGEVSAAVLLGLGIGTEADVGNRLSHHEIEHADGTPHDHDEFDSFVVDLGPIAEPVTFIERLKTVIGHHDVLRLKGFVDVPGKPMRLQLQAVGSRVDHYFDRAWTPGEVRATRLVVIGLHDMDQAAVRSAIEALV is encoded by the coding sequence TTGCAACAGAAAATTCCCGCCACCGTCATCACCGGCTTCCTCGGGGCTGGCAAGACGACGATGATCCGCAACCTGCTGCAGAATGCCGGCGGCAAGCGCATCGCCCTCATCATCAACGAGTTCGGCGATCTCGGCGTCGACGGCGACGTGCTGAAGGATTGCGGCGCTGAGAACTGCTCTGCCGACGATATCATCGAGCTCACCAACGGCTGCATCTGCTGCACGGTCGCCGATGACTTCATCCCGACGATGACCCAGTTGCTTGCCCGCAACCCGCGGCCCGACCACATCGTCATCGAGACATCCGGCCTGGCGTTGCCGCAGCCGCTGGTGGCAGCATTCAACTGGCCGGATATCCGCACGCACGTGACGGTCGATGGCGTGATCACCGTTGTCGACAGCGTTGCCGTCGCTGCCGGCCGGTTTGCCGACGACCACGACGCCGTCAATGCGGCGCGGGCGGAAGATGCCTCGCTCGACCATGACAACCCGATCGAGGAACTGTTCGAGGACCAGTTGACCTGCGCCGACCTCATCGTGCTCAACAAGACCGACCTGCTGGACGCCGCCGGCATTGCAGCCGTTCGGGCCGAAGTCCTGTCGCGCACCGAGCGCAAGCCCCCGATGATCGAGGCCCGCAACGGCGAGGTTTCGGCAGCCGTGCTGCTGGGGCTCGGCATCGGCACGGAGGCCGATGTCGGCAACCGGCTGTCCCACCATGAGATCGAGCATGCCGACGGTACGCCGCACGACCATGACGAGTTCGACAGTTTCGTTGTCGACCTCGGGCCCATCGCCGAGCCGGTCACGTTTATCGAGCGGCTGAAGACAGTCATCGGCCATCACGACGTACTGCGTCTCAAGGGTTTCGTCGATGTGCCGGGCAAGCCGATGCGACTGCAGCTGCAGGCCGTTGGCAGCCGTGTCGACCATTATTTTGACCGCGCCTGGACGCCGGGCGAAGTCCGCGCGACGCGTCTGGTGGTGATCGGGCTGCACGATATGGACCAGGCGGCGGTACGCAGTGCGATCGAGGCGCTTGTTTGA
- the cobU gene encoding bifunctional adenosylcobinamide kinase/adenosylcobinamide-phosphate guanylyltransferase: MSSPTFGTALVLGGARSGKSSFAEALVTGSGLDRHYVATGRAWDAEMAERIRQHRVDRGEGWTTHEEPLDLVGTLGAIDAPGRAVLVDCLTLWVTNLMMEERDMAAAFASLCKFLPGAKARLVFVSNEVGLGIVPENRMARDFRDHAGRLHQMIAAEATDVYFVAAGLPLKMKG, encoded by the coding sequence ATGTCATCCCCAACATTCGGAACGGCCCTCGTGCTTGGCGGCGCGCGCTCCGGCAAGTCGTCTTTTGCCGAGGCACTCGTTACCGGCTCCGGCCTCGACCGCCATTACGTCGCCACCGGTCGAGCCTGGGATGCCGAGATGGCGGAGCGCATCCGCCAACACCGCGTCGATCGCGGCGAGGGCTGGACGACGCATGAGGAGCCGCTCGATCTTGTCGGCACACTCGGTGCCATCGACGCGCCCGGCCGCGCTGTTCTTGTCGATTGCCTGACGCTGTGGGTCACCAACCTGATGATGGAAGAGCGCGACATGGCTGCTGCCTTCGCCTCACTCTGCAAATTCCTGCCGGGCGCAAAGGCGCGCCTGGTGTTCGTCTCCAACGAGGTCGGTCTCGGCATCGTGCCGGAAAACCGCATGGCGCGGGATTTTCGCGACCATGCCGGCCGTCTCCACCAAATGATCGCGGCTGAGGCCACCGACGTCTATTTCGTCGCCGCCGGACTGCCGCTGAAAATGAAAGGCTGA